GCGAAGAGGAAGAGCAGCCCGGCAGCGCGATCAAAATCGATCCCACTGTCGTGCAAAACATTGGCGTTAAAACCGAGGCGGTGCAAAAGCGCCGGCTCGCCAAAACCATTCGCGCCGCCGGCAAGATCGAAGTGGATGAAACCAGGCTCTACGCCGTGAATACGAAAATCATGGGCTGGGTGGAAAAGCTTTATGTGAATGTCACCGGCCAGCCCGTGAGAAAGGGTCAGCCCCTGCTCGAACTCTATTCACCGGACTTGGTTTCAACGCAGGAAGAATATCTTCTCGCCTTGCGCTATCAAAATGCTGTGAGTGGCAGCGAATTGCAGGAAACGCTGGCCGGTTCATCGAGTTTGATCGAGAGCGCGCGCCGGCGTTTGGAGTTGTGGGATGTCACGGAGGCGCAAATTGCGGAACTGGAAAAGAGCGGCAAACCGCGGCGCACACTGACTTTCTACTCTCCCGCTGACGGCATCGTGATGGAGAAAATGGTCGTGCAAGGCGCGGCGGTCATGCCCGGCATGGATCTCTTCAAAATTGTCGATCTCGCGAAGGTGTGGGTGATGGCAGATGTTTATGAATACGAGCTGCCGTGGATCAAAACCGGCGAACGGGCTGAAATGGAGCTTTCCTTTGTTCCTGGAAAAACCTTCACCGGCAAAGTCACCTACATCTATCCAATGCTGGCGATGGAAAGCCGTACCGCCAAAGTCCGTTTGGAATTTGCCAACCCGGCCGGCGAGATTCAACTGCGCCCCGAAATGTTCGCGACGGTGCGCTTGAAATCTGACTTGAGTGAAGAAACGATTGCCGTGCCCGAGCAGGCCATCATCCGCAGCGGCGAACGGCTCGTTGCCATCGTGGCGCGCGACGGCGGTTATTTCGACGTGCGCGAAGTGAAAGCCGGTTTGGTTGCCGAAGGCTACATGCAAATTCTCGATGGCCTGCACGAGGGTGAGCAACTCGTGGTGTCTTCACAATTCTTGATCGACTCCGAAAGCAACTTGCGCACGGCCATTGCACAATTTACCAGCAGCCATGCGGGTCATGGCGGGCAGTCGATGACAACACCGCTGCAAGAAGAGAGCAAAGCCATTGACCATTCGACTCCTGATCTGGGAAAAACTCAAGAAACCGGCGCGAAAAAGTATACCTGCGAAATGCACCCGGAAGTGATCATGGACGCACCCGGCGATTGCCCGAAGTGTGGGATGAGGTTGGTGGAGATGAAATGAAAGTTGCTGGTTGCTCGTTGCTGACCATTGGCCAATTCAACATCAGCAACAAGCAGCCAGCAACCAACAACGGAGCTTTTTATGCTACCTAAAATAATAGACTGGTCCATCCGCAATAAATTTCTCGTCGTCTTGCTCACCGTCTTTGCGATCATCGGCGGCATCTATGCCATGCTCAACACGCCGGTGGATGCCATTCCCGATTTGAGCGACGTGCAGGTCATCATCTACACCAAGTTCGATGGCCAGTCGCCGCGCATTGTGGAAGATCAGGTGACGTATCCGTTGACGACGGCGATGGTCTCGGTGCCGCGCTCGACCGTCGTGCGCGGTTACTCCTTCTTCGGCTATTCGCTGGTTTATGTGATTTTCGAGGACGGCACCGATATTTACTGGGCGCGTTCGCGCGTGCTCGAATATCTCAACTACGCGGCGAATCGCCTGCCCAAAGGCGTGGTGCCCGCGCTCGGACCGGATGCCACCGGCGTCGGTTGGGTTTTTCAATATGCTCTCACCTCCAACAAGCGTGATCTCGCGGAATTGCGCTCGATTCAAGATTGGTATTTGAAATATGAATTGAGCGCGGTGGAGGGTGTATCCGAAGTTGCCAGCATCGGCGGCTTCGTCAAGCAATACCAAGTCACCGTCGATCCCAATCGCCTGCTCGCCTACAACATTCCGCTCGACATGGTGATGATGGCGATCCGCAAGAGCAACCACGACGTCGGCGGCGAGACCATCGAAATGAGCGAGACGGAGTTCATGATTCGCGGCCTCGGTTATCTCAAGTCCCTGGACGACATCAAGAAGATTCCGCTGATGGTGGACAAGATGAGCGGCACACCGGTGTATTTGCGCGACGTGGCCGACGTGCAAATCGGCCCGGAAATGCGCCGCGGCATCGGCGAGCTCAACGGCGAAGGCGAGGCGGTAAGCGGCATCATCGTCATGCGCTACGGCGAAAACGCGCTGAAAGTCATCGACGGCGTAAAGAAGAAGCTGGAAGTGCTGCAAGCCGGTTTGCCGGAAGATGTCAAGATTGAAATTGTATATGATCGCTCGGCATTGATCAACCGTGCCATTGCCAACTTGCGCGAAAGTCTGATCGAAGAAATCACTGTTGTCGGCATCGTCTGCCTGATCTTTCTGCTGCATCTGCGCAGCGGTTTTGTCGCGATTTTCACCCTGCCCACGGCGGTGCTGATTTCGTTTCTGATCATGTACTATCAAGGCATCAACGCCAACATCATGTCGCTCGGCGGCATTGCCATTGCCATCGGCGCGATGGTGGACGCCGCGATCATCATGATCGAAAACGCGCACAAGCATCTCGAACACGATGCCGGCAAGAAAGAGCATTGGGCGATTATTGCCGATGCCTCCAAAGAAGTCGGGCCCTCGCTGTTCTATTCTTTGATGGTGATGACAGTTTCGTTTTTGCCCGTCTTCGCTTTGCAGCAACAAGAGGGCCGGCTCTTCAAACCACTGGCTTTCACCAAAACCTATGCGATGGCGGCTTCCGCGTTTCTCGCGATTACCATCGTACCGATTTTGATGGGCTTTTTGATTCGCGGCCGCATCCGGCCGGAGGAAAAGAATCCCCTCAGCCGGTTTTTGATCAAACTCTACGATCCCGTGCTGCACTTCGTGTTGCGTTGGCGGAAATCCGTGCTCGCCGCAGCGCTGCTCATTCTCGCCGTAACGGTTTATCCGTTCTCGAAGATCGGTGACGAGTTCATGCCGCCGCTCTATGAAGGCGATTTGCTCTACATGCCGACGACTTTGCCCGGCATCAGCGTCACCAAAGCGCGCGAGATTTTGCAGCAGACCGACAAGATCATTCGCCAGTTCCCGGAAGTGCATCACGTCTACGGCAAAATCGGCCGCGCCGAAACCGCCACTGACCCGGCGGGCCTCGACATGATTGAAACCACCATTATGCTCAAGCCGGAAAACGAGTGGCGGCCAGGCATGACGGTGGACAAACTCATCGATGAAATGGACGCCGCGCTGAAAATTCCCGGCTTGTCGAACGTGTGGACCATGCCGATCAAGAATCGCGTCGACATGCTGTCAACCGGCATCAAGACGCCGGTGGGCGTCAAGATTTCCGGCCCGGATTTGCCGACACTGGAAGCCCTCGGCAAGGAAGTCGAGGCCGTGGTCAAGCAAGTCCCGAATACACTTTCCGCTTTTGCGGAACGCGCGGTCGGCGGCAATTACGTCGATTTTCACACCAACCGCGACGAAGCCGCGCGCTACGGTTTGACGGTCGAAGATATTCACAACACCATTCAATCCGCGCTGGGCGGAATGGCGGTGACAACCACAGTCGAAGGCCTCGAACGCTATCCGGTAAATCTGCGCTACAGCCGCGAGTTGCGAGACAATATTGAGGCGCTCAAGCGCGTGCTGGTGGCAACGCCAACCGGCCAACAAATTCCACTCGGACAGCTCACGACCATCAGCGTCAACAAAGGCCCGATGGTGATTCGCACCGAGGACACGCGGCCCAATGTTTGGGTGTATGTCGATATCAAAGACATCGACGTCGGTACCTACGTGAAGAGGGCCAGGAATGCCGTGGCGGAAAACGTCAAGCTGCCGGCGGGATACAACATCGTGTGGAGCGGACAATTCGAGTACTTGCAGCGCGCCGAGCAACGCCTCATGTTCGTCATTCCAGTAACGATTCTCATCATCTTTGTGATCATCTATCTCAGCACGCGCTCGGTAACTAAAACACTAATCGTCTTTCTGGCGGTGCCGTTCTCGCTGGTCGGCGCGATCTGGCTGCTCTATCTGCTCGATTACAATTTCAGCATTGCCGTGTGGGTGGGCATCATCGCGCTCGCCGGTTTGGATGCCGAGACCGGCGTGGTGATGCTGTTGTATCTCGACGTCGCATTCGAAAATTCCAAGAAGAAGGGATTGATGCGAACCTTGAGCGATTTGCGCGAAGCGATTTACGAAGGCGCAGTGCGCCGCATTCGCCCGAAAGTGATGACCGTCGGCACCACGTTCGTCGGCCTGCTGCCCATCATGTGGAGCGCCGGCACCGGCGCCGACGTGATGAAGCGCATCGCCGCGCCCATGGTCGGCGGTTTGTTCACTTCGCTGCTGCTGGAGCTGACGGTTTATCCGGTGATCTATTACTTGTGGAAAGGACGGTCTCTGCGGCAAAGCGAGACTTGACAAGAGAACGGAAGAAGTGTAACCCGATACTACTTTGCGCGTCTGTGTGAGTGTAAATGCAGGCAACAAGAAAGCAGCTCACGCAAACCTGCCGTGTCGGTATCCGGAACGACTGCCCGGATTGCAGGTGCGGCTCAGTATCAAAAGGAAGGTTGAATCATGGCCAAAGATCCCATTTGCGGCATGACGGTAGATGAGGCAACGAGCCTGCGCGCCGAACGTGACGGGCAGACCTATTATTTCTGCTGCGAGCATTGCCGGCAGAAATTTCTGGCGCCGCCTGCACCACAAGTCATCACCCTGCAACGGCCCCTCGCGGTCGCAAAACAGCCTGTCACGCTCGCGCCTTCGCACCACACCAGACACGGCCAGCACCCGCCGGCGCCGGCCGCGCACGCGTGCTGCGCGGAGGACGGTGCTTCATCAACAACGCCCACTTCCGCTGCGAAATACTTCTGCCCAATGTGTGAGGGCATCACAAGCGACCAACCCGGCGATTGCCCGAAGTGCGGCATGGCATTGGAAAAGAATCTGGCCTGGCAGCCAGCAGGCA
This window of the Cytophagia bacterium CHB2 genome carries:
- a CDS encoding efflux RND transporter permease subunit, whose translation is MLPKIIDWSIRNKFLVVLLTVFAIIGGIYAMLNTPVDAIPDLSDVQVIIYTKFDGQSPRIVEDQVTYPLTTAMVSVPRSTVVRGYSFFGYSLVYVIFEDGTDIYWARSRVLEYLNYAANRLPKGVVPALGPDATGVGWVFQYALTSNKRDLAELRSIQDWYLKYELSAVEGVSEVASIGGFVKQYQVTVDPNRLLAYNIPLDMVMMAIRKSNHDVGGETIEMSETEFMIRGLGYLKSLDDIKKIPLMVDKMSGTPVYLRDVADVQIGPEMRRGIGELNGEGEAVSGIIVMRYGENALKVIDGVKKKLEVLQAGLPEDVKIEIVYDRSALINRAIANLRESLIEEITVVGIVCLIFLLHLRSGFVAIFTLPTAVLISFLIMYYQGINANIMSLGGIAIAIGAMVDAAIIMIENAHKHLEHDAGKKEHWAIIADASKEVGPSLFYSLMVMTVSFLPVFALQQQEGRLFKPLAFTKTYAMAASAFLAITIVPILMGFLIRGRIRPEEKNPLSRFLIKLYDPVLHFVLRWRKSVLAAALLILAVTVYPFSKIGDEFMPPLYEGDLLYMPTTLPGISVTKAREILQQTDKIIRQFPEVHHVYGKIGRAETATDPAGLDMIETTIMLKPENEWRPGMTVDKLIDEMDAALKIPGLSNVWTMPIKNRVDMLSTGIKTPVGVKISGPDLPTLEALGKEVEAVVKQVPNTLSAFAERAVGGNYVDFHTNRDEAARYGLTVEDIHNTIQSALGGMAVTTTVEGLERYPVNLRYSRELRDNIEALKRVLVATPTGQQIPLGQLTTISVNKGPMVIRTEDTRPNVWVYVDIKDIDVGTYVKRARNAVAENVKLPAGYNIVWSGQFEYLQRAEQRLMFVIPVTILIIFVIIYLSTRSVTKTLIVFLAVPFSLVGAIWLLYLLDYNFSIAVWVGIIALAGLDAETGVVMLLYLDVAFENSKKKGLMRTLSDLREAIYEGAVRRIRPKVMTVGTTFVGLLPIMWSAGTGADVMKRIAAPMVGGLFTSLLLELTVYPVIYYLWKGRSLRQSET
- a CDS encoding efflux RND transporter periplasmic adaptor subunit, coding for MQSRILSFGLCLLLLTIFLLSCEKKAEQMAAPGGPATAEKKDRKILYYKDPMHPWLTSPKPAKAPDCGMDMVPVYEGEEEEQPGSAIKIDPTVVQNIGVKTEAVQKRRLAKTIRAAGKIEVDETRLYAVNTKIMGWVEKLYVNVTGQPVRKGQPLLELYSPDLVSTQEEYLLALRYQNAVSGSELQETLAGSSSLIESARRRLELWDVTEAQIAELEKSGKPRRTLTFYSPADGIVMEKMVVQGAAVMPGMDLFKIVDLAKVWVMADVYEYELPWIKTGERAEMELSFVPGKTFTGKVTYIYPMLAMESRTAKVRLEFANPAGEIQLRPEMFATVRLKSDLSEETIAVPEQAIIRSGERLVAIVARDGGYFDVREVKAGLVAEGYMQILDGLHEGEQLVVSSQFLIDSESNLRTAIAQFTSSHAGHGGQSMTTPLQEESKAIDHSTPDLGKTQETGAKKYTCEMHPEVIMDAPGDCPKCGMRLVEMK